The Thermoproteota archaeon genome contains a region encoding:
- a CDS encoding DUF86 domain-containing protein, with product MKLVKLLERLEGYHEEFVEALRNYRLGAESIYSVERLAQLISQVILDFAAVLVSKRRGKKPETYRDLAKWLSEVTDPSFEDFLEGMAGFRNILVHMYADIDRDLEMRAFEELAERVPELIRYLRELADDPCLDQVRRIIRDKAPELGIRLVFVFGSLARDECGNDVDLAVKLEERPRSMLDIGRLQVELEALLGAPVDLIVLNLDVDPALAKTIVDEAILIYGDEGEGEEEILKLYKKSLDALAYGR from the coding sequence ATGAAGCTGGTTAAATTGTTGGAGAGGTTGGAGGGGTATCATGAAGAATTCGTTGAGGCCCTCCGAAATTATCGATTGGGGGCGGAGAGCATTTATTCGGTCGAGCGGCTCGCTCAGCTGATATCTCAAGTGATTCTGGACTTCGCAGCAGTCCTCGTTTCCAAGAGGAGGGGTAAGAAACCGGAGACTTACAGGGATCTGGCTAAATGGTTGTCAGAGGTGACTGATCCCAGTTTCGAGGATTTTTTGGAGGGTATGGCGGGTTTTAGAAATATTCTCGTCCATATGTACGCGGATATAGACAGAGATCTGGAGATGAGGGCATTCGAGGAGCTGGCTGAAAGGGTTCCTGAGTTGATTAGGTATTTGAGGGAGCTGGCTGATGATCCGTGTTTAGACCAAGTGAGGAGGATTATTCGAGATAAGGCTCCTGAGCTGGGTATAAGGTTGGTCTTCGTCTTCGGCTCTCTGGCGAGGGATGAATGCGGTAATGATGTCGACTTAGCCGTAAAGCTGGAGGAGAGGCCTAGGAGTATGTTGGATATTGGAAGGCTTCAGGTTGAGCTGGAAGCTCTGCTTGGAGCTCCAGTCGATCTGATCGTGCTGAACTTGGATGTAGACCCTGCCTTGGCTAAGACAATAGTCGATGAGGCGATCCTCATTTACGGCGATGAGGGGGAAGGAGAGGAGGAAATCCTCAAACTATACAAGAAGTCCTTAGATGCCCTAGCATACGGGAGGTGA